The genomic interval gataatatttcatgaacaatCTATTTGAAGACgcgttttatgttttaaaagttttaaaagaggctctaacatgcaaataaaacacattcaacGTGTATTTCTCTGTTTACAGCCACTGACATGGCATGGCAATACAGGGTGCCCTTTAGGGAACCAACTTAATTTCCATAGGCCAAAATTGTAATGTTTCCTGTCATGggactttcctaacatttaaacttttgatgccacctactcaggttgaaagaactatccaagaactaTCGAAAAATTGCAGGAAATATATATGTTGACTATcacttttgggcatttttttctctttgaactcggttaccAATAGTCCggcaatgatattttttttatttttcataaaaatgccctgCTGATagaacatgcatatttctcacacaaaatgcatcattttatattattttagcCAGTAGTCATggattacagttttattttatgaaataagatagttttcaaacatatCCAACATACTTTGCACCAATGGGAGATCACTTTACATGGTTGATATATACTGcagaataccatatactttttcaaccaatcagaggccTCGTTGGTTACTTCCCTCTGActaataacaacgaaataaagcggatattacatgtgtcctgGAATTGGTCTTTTCCGGaaactggttcccaaccagtacagtTTGTAAAAAGCATTTCCATTAGGGGTTATGGTCACTTTTACCAATATGCACTCAgcggaaatataaaaaaaagcgTTGAATACTGCTGTGAGTGAACAAGTTCATTTCAAACAAATGTTCCTTCGGTGACACACTAGATTTGTTCAATCATATTGATTAATCAAAGACAGGGGGGTGACTTTATAGCCTTAGGGAAACGTTCTCCTCTAAATCTGCAAGTCCGCTTTCAAAGTTGTTTGTAAACAAGAAAATGTTTCTTACgcggattgttcaaatatgaatgcatctacaACGTTATCTCACTCAATAATGGGAAAAGcacgaggaaattaagattattgggtagataaacatgttagctttacattgataccaaacccattaaaatccgttcactttagctgtgtctatcgcttgctaaacattgcctactcgtgtatacaaatacaaaaatggttggaagcaggtcagcgtacgccgttgaaatacggtcctatattaagaatcgttgtattcttggcatagggtgtaaagacatttttgatgaattatgttcaaatgtgggttagtttcaacagaagatgcaccacatggccgtcggccgaaaacagcaatgtctgccaagatggttgctagagtgaaagaaatagttgttactgatgcaagatacatcgctaggcaaatagctagtatggttggcatctcattaggagcagctcatacaattctgaaacgtaatttgaaaatgaccaagatctgtgctagatggattccctatctattgacagatgagcagaaaaaggcacgcgtgcaatgcgcaaaattgttgcttaaacagtttccaaattacaatgcacggtctttcgcaaatgtcgtcactggtgacgagacatgggttcacttttttttttcagaacaaaagATGGGCAACAACTTAGAAAAAGTGGtaattccacaggtcgctcaacacaacaaaaacgaaaatgttgcaggcccggtttgattgagcctgttcatggacggtagttaaaatgcatgctaccgtccacgccctctagccccgggttgagcagaactcaacatttacacatgctaaaagtacaaaaaacaatttagagacatccgcagatgtgttcatacggcggtgcacatgaaaccttcaatgctacactaacgtgtaattccatgaaaagcggcgtatggtccccagttaaaataatgggtttgccctaaacgagaaaacaatgagcagaactaaacaaactggaatttagaaaggggatctgaggttatggagcctgcatatcacagaaactgccaaaagacaaaattaaaaagcaggcatcatATCCAATGGGTGATTAAACAAAACCCAAAGCTATGatagcgggagtattggaaccactcaggccgaaatgttcatgctgagaaactaaacagtaccagaaacacgacataaaagtcgtgctgaacgatctgagaagatcgaaatataaaagtctggcaaaagaccatgcattgcaaagcgggccatgagtgtcaagaaggtaatgtatgccatattcttcacaactcagtgtcctgccattcaggttgctgtaccttaaggcaaatccgtaaatgcgaagttttacaagacaagttcttcgaaaactgaagaaatacttcaaaaatcgaagacccgcaactggtttggccaatgttaGAATGCTACATGACAATGCATCATCGCACAAGGCGCCtattgtacaaaaaaaacaaagaaaaatatccaacagagagtgccacgcaccaaaagcgcagcctcctcaaaacgaacccaccagcacgcaaacgcgtgcaccacacacacactcaaagcttacacatcaggacaaaacgaacaacacacacacacactcaaagccaacacataaggacaagacgaacaataagcatacacacacgcgcggaGCAGTTATTCGCAATTAAAAGCTGACTCTTCACAACAAGTAcggtaactctacattgcttttttgcaagaatgatggccccttttggacctacaaaatcatgggtatgacgggtgtgacaatatttctattatacagtgacaaaaaaaaatcagacgagcgtCTGCACCCGGAAGGCGGTGCTCTTATTAGTACGTGTGTATTCGAACTTCGCTAGCAATGTatgtttttaaagtgaaaaaaaattctcTCGTTTTAAGTTATAGTTTTTTGCGAATATCTCATGTCTCAATGGTACGGTAGAATTACATTTCCATCGATCATTTTAAACAATTCTTAAAAGAATCAAAAGCCATTTTTTTTCGAAACCTGTATCGGTTTAGTTTCCTGAGAAAATGATGACCTGCGGTATAAAACTCAGATTTGCTTTATATTACTTGGTTCATTACGGTAAAACAACCTTGTATTGTAAGATCTATACAATCATGAAAATATGAAGTACTTTTCCACCGTATCATTACAGAGAACAAGTACATGCCAACGATTGTTATTAAATATGGAATTCTGGTATTTTACGGAAAGAGTTTATAAAACGTTTGCTGTGTTTTATTCAGttgatttaattcatttattCCTGGCTACTAAAAGCAGAACATGTAACAAAATATGACGTCACAAAATAATATGCGACATATCATCAAGCCAAAGCGTTGAGCCTCAAGAACTAGGTATTATATGTGAGACATGTGACGTAGTTTTCCTCAGAAATAAATAGGTCAAGACAGCAACgccatgaaaacataaaaatgatgcTATCATTTCACGGGAAAATGATTGCATGTCAGTAAAATGTcatagattttaaatttttgtcccattatttctttttaaaccaTTTCTTTTAGTTAAAGCTCTTTTTTCCACAGCTGGCAACGTCGAAATGTATTTTATTCATGTAAACTATTTAAGTAAATCATATCTCTTACTGATGAAAAACAGAGtgctaaaatgaatatttcaaagaaTCTGCAATCATATTAGAATAGTTATATACATACACAGTAATAGGCATCAAACTGAGCACtggtttgaaataaaacattgataatgtttataaatatatatactcttacatataaaatgtatacgGTTATATCTAAGTATCTGTGAATCCAGAGTTTCGTTTTAAGGTGATGAAAACTTTCACGCTGATTATATTAATTATATACAGTCATTTAGAATAGGTAACGCCACAGGAGAATGTTCTGGATTGTTTATTAAGCTTAGGTGCATGTTGACGTTCCTGTTTGGCAAGTTTCATAACCGGCATTGATATTCTCCGAAAAAAAGAAAGGCGTTTTTCCTCCTGAATTAGcctttctttaattttcttttctaaCAGTTGAAAAACTATATCTACGTTTTCACCAGTCTTTGCAGATGTGAATACAAACTTTTCCTCCCAGTCAATGCATACTACGGATTCATTGACCGTTTGTAAAACGAGATTTTGTTTCTCTAAGTCTGTTTTGTTTGCAACTACGACGATTGAATAGTGGTCTTTGTGACTgcattcttttatttcatcacgtAATCTTTGTACGGTTTCAAAACTTTCGTGATTGTCGACCGCATACACAAGAATAAAGGCGTCTCCCGTTGCTATGGCAAGTTTACGCATGGCAGGAAACTCATGCGAACCTGAAGTGTCTAATATGTCGATTTCAACAAACATGGTATTAAATTTCATCCGGTGTCGATGTAATTCTTCCACGGTTTCCTTGTGTGTTTCTGTAAACTTGTTGTGCATAAACTGACTGATAATTGAACTTTTACCTACACCAGCCGTTCCCATGACTACCACTCGGTAATTCGAACTTTCACGTGTAAGATCAAATGACATGTctacaaataaagaaatacattaaGCACTGCATATAAACACAAACTTTACTTGAATAAAGCAATGATTGTGACAACTAATACAATATATAGACGTTACACACgatattgtgacattttttttatttataggaTGTTATTACTTACTCATATGACTGCGAGTTACATATTTATcccttttgttttaataaagatatttcatacatttaattTCGCAGGCATGAAATCGTACTTCATAATTTGTAGTTTATGTTAAAGTGGTTATTTCGCGGAGATATgaattcatagatttaaactatTGAACTGCAAATGAATTGGAGTTGTACTTCTTCGTGAGGAGTCACCCATTAAAGAAATCAACGAAGAATAATTATGATTTCACGGTATATAATCCCttgtataatataaaaatgtgttcCACTTGTTACTAGCGCACGGCTTGTAGTATTATGAAAATCTACTATTGATGGACTTTACATttctatgtgaaaaaaaaatatttgtttatcaaacacaataataaaatcaGAACTTATTtccataataatgaaataatgagaaacgtAATACTTagagaaatatgcaagtttttattttttcaaattctgtctggagaattgtgatatttcagaaaaatgtgactttcactcagttaaagcttgcagaatactgtaaataatatttgtctaaaactgaaaacagaatgtgcatttcaaagttacaaagcaaagcatgaaaaagtcacttttggcaacatactgaaaatgaaaattgagtatagatggaacacaataattttatattcaaataatgttgattacataaatacaagaaaatcaatttccagTTGGAAAAAtattgtcagcacaaagaactcttgaagttttcactatactcgtgttttattatcattattattttcaatattgttactatatattttatcatcctatatatataatataataataatgataatgattattattattattattattattattattattatcatcatcattattataacattaaagtaatagttgttatatcatataatatcaaaataataacttttattattatcattccacattcactgaagaaaaattaatttctttcaactccactgcacacatcttcatggtatagttggggtccctgctgtgctaattgccctctaatcagttactgttacataatcgctgataagcagcagataagatgggagttgtatattggatggGTGGGGGGGGccggacacttatatagtagtgaatctaggcctttaagacaGACGACTTCGTCATTTCACTACGATACGATTCCATACTGATTCAGAAAGGCGTTTTTGCGAAATAAGTTTGTAAGTTCTCATTTAAAGTtctattaattataaaaatattttttgtattccTCGCAATTACGGTAATTGATCGATTCTACTTGGTCGTGATATAACGGTCTAAAATGAAACATTAAAGTGatcatacatttatataaatgaaacaaacattgaaaaatcAGCAATCAGCGTTTGTCCAGGTAAAAATAAATCACCGCACGTCGTATTTAAAAGTTTGTTACAAGTTAAAGTCAAACTTCGtgtatattttgacgttacactaaCTGCATAACATCATAGCATAATAATGACTGAAACAGACGCAAAGCGAAATGACGGAAATACGTGATACAGATCCAGCATGCAATAcaacaatttttcatttcttGGTGCTGTTGTTACTTTACAGAGAAGGGATCTTGAAAGGAAACAGGATAGTTTTACCCTTTCTCCCTCATAGCATTGCATTTATATCCTCTTCTGTAAAACGCATTCATACAACTAAGCAATAAACACTGAGATACTACTTAGTAGAATATTTTGCATGTATTgtgaaaagtaattttaaaagcGAGAgctatatatagttatatatgGTGTAATCTGAGTCAAAATTGTTTGAAACAGTttcaatcaataatattttgtCCTGCGATCTATCGTAAATTGTGAACATGAAATGTCCTTATTCGCATTTATTACGATATTATTGTTAAAACTGATagttttgatattatatataaacaGGCAGAAATCAACTTTGtattattcattttgaaataacatgCTCGTAAACTATGGTTTTAACATATGCACGAAACGTGGACAAAATTTAAACTAAGGAGTAATTGTGTTTCAAGAACATCATTTGAAGTACATTCGTCTATTTTGATAATATtaaccaaagaaaaaaataacgtAATATATCAAACAATTGAAGTAATGACATCTTTTAAGGAAGATAAAAGTTCAACTCTAACAGCACAATGTATTTGATAGTTCATACTTAGGACAGAACATAGGCCACAAACGATCTCGGATGACTAGTGATTATTACTTAAAAATGGAGCATTGCGTGTATTTGGACAGGCGACTTAAACACGAAAGCACGCTGAACATGCCTGGCTCTTGCTCTCCCATTCACAAAGATAACAATAAAAGCTAAAGGCAAACCATGCTGTGTAAGCCATTTCCGTTAGTGATATCAACAAGACCAGAATAACGTCATTCACTGACACTGGATAAAAAGTCAATGCTCACGATATTTCATCCATTTGTACCATGTg from Mercenaria mercenaria strain notata chromosome 2, MADL_Memer_1, whole genome shotgun sequence carries:
- the LOC123562552 gene encoding ras-related protein Rap-2a-like, whose product is MSFDLTRESSNYRVVVMGTAGVGKSSIISQFMHNKFTETHKETVEELHRHRMKFNTMFVEIDILDTSGSHEFPAMRKLAIATGDAFILVYAVDNHESFETVQRLRDEIKECSHKDHYSIVVVANKTDLEKQNLVLQTVNESVVCIDWEEKFVFTSAKTGENVDIVFQLLEKKIKERLIQEEKRLSFFRRISMPVMKLAKQERQHAPKLNKQSRTFSCGVTYSK